Proteins found in one Primulina eburnea isolate SZY01 chromosome 16, ASM2296580v1, whole genome shotgun sequence genomic segment:
- the LOC140817106 gene encoding protein ABIL2-like isoform X2: MCSSVSFLLHKLRYFLKLFLNQMDAHMFANSMDDISIQRSSQFASSFKDLKTLREQLYSAAEYFESSYVNENHKHFLVEGSKDYVARALVHTVDHLGSLADELNKFLDEKVNEFSDTYIRYSSIQQRLSTYQGFLDLRGLSKQSMIKHHKKYNIPDADNVISAKSKFLPKNCSPCPEYDKHQPEQNITFDKAFQASKSEHKSSVLRKGQSRISSVENSPISKIFSYMRVVSDKESGRCSVSPLRLLLRRSGTIHYRSMSPSPCNEEHKRPLEPRRAVSVCCRSEMRNRERDIESCVKKSGHMFKAFLNIHRSRKET; this comes from the exons atgtgtTCTTCCGTTTCATTTTTATTACATAAATTAAGGTACTTTCTGAAGTTGTTTTTGAACCAAATGGATGCTCACATGTTTGCAAATTCGATGGATGATATATCCATACAACGCAGCTCCCAGTTTGCTAGTAGCTTCAAG GATTTGAAAACTCTGAGGGAACAATTATATTCAGCAGCCGAATATTTCGAGTCATCCTATGTCAACGAGAATCATAAACACTT TTTGGTAGAGGGGTCGAAAGATTATGTTGCCAGAGCTCTAGTCCATACCGTTGATCATCTGGGCTCTCTGGCTGATGAACTCAACAAATTCTTGGATGAAAAAGTCAATGAATTCTCTGATACATATATTCGATATTCTTCCATTCAACag AGATTAAGCACTTACCAAGGATTCTTGGATTTGAGAGGCCTATCGAAACAATCGATGATAAAGCATCATAAGAAGTACAACATTCCAg ATGCAGATAATGTTATATCAGCGAAATCAAAGTTTTTGCCCAAAAATTGCAGTCCATGTCCTGAATATGACAAGCACCAACCAGAGCAAA ATATTACATTTGATAAAGCATTTCAAGCATCAAAATCGGAGCATAAATCATCTGTATTAAG aaaaggacagtcaaggatctCAAGTGTTGAAAATTCTCCAATTTCTAAAATCTTCTCTTACATGAGAGTCGTGTCTGATAAAGAATCAG GGAGATGCTCAGTCTCACCTCTTCGTTTGCTACTGAGAAGGTCGGGCACAATCCATTATAGATCAATGTCACCAAGCCCTTGTAACGAAGAACACAAG CGTCCATTAGAACCAAGACGAGCCGTTTCCGTGTGCTGCAGATCGGAGATGAGAAATCGAGAAAGAGATATCGAATCTTGTGTCAAGAAAAGTGGCCATATGTTCAAAGCATTTCTTAACATACATCGATCAAGAAAGGAAACGTAG
- the LOC140816604 gene encoding uncharacterized protein, whose protein sequence is MASDMKGFFRQQKKKAGITKPASSKKTPRSKGSASCGSDVVQPPALVSHGSFDLRDEYDDKEDVLRQFDMNMAYGPCIGMNRLDRWKRAKALGLQPPEEIERLLRAGKANSECLWDGRV, encoded by the exons ATGGCTTCCGACATGAAGGGTTTCTTTAGGCAACAGAAGAAGAAAGCGGGTATCACAAAGCCAGCATCGTCGAAGAAAACTCCGAGGTCCAAAGGTTCTGCTTCCTGCGGATCCGACGTCGTACAACCCCCTGCTCTTGTTTCCCATGGCTCTTTCGATCTCCGGG ACGAATATGATGACAAGGAGGATGTTCTTAGGCAATTTGACATGAACATGGCGTATGGCCCTTGCATAGGCATGAACAGACTGGACCGTTGGAAACGTGCTAAGGCCTTAGGATTGCAGcctccagaagagatcgaacgACTTCTGAGGGCCGGTAAAGCTAACTCTGAATGCTTGTGGGATGGACGTGTTTAG
- the LOC140817132 gene encoding bidirectional sugar transporter SWEET7, with the protein MFSKEDARTVVGIIGNVIALVLFLSPVPTFYRIWKKKSVEQYSPIPYLATFINCGLWVLYGLPVVHPHSTLVVTINGAGLVIEIVYLSLFIVFSDAKKRLKLVATVVMECIFVAVLALLVLTLAHSTKLRSTVVGSICMIGNIMMYAAPLSVMKLVITTRSVEYMPFFLSLFSFLNGISWTAYALIRFDPFIVAPNGMGTILGLAQLLLYATFYKSTKRIMAERKAQPEMGLAEKKSQINAV; encoded by the exons ATGTTTTCCAAGGAGGATGCTCGCACCGTAGTTGGTATCATAG GTAACGTCATTGCACTCGTATTGTTCCTGTCTCCTGT GCCAACTTTTTATCGGATATGGAAGAAAAAATCGGTGGAACAATACTCGCCAATACCCTACTTGGCCACATTCATCAACTGTGGTCTATGGGTTCTGTACGGCCTGCCTGTTGTGCACCCTCACAGTACCCTAGTGGTGACCATCAATGGCGCGGGATTGGTGATTGAGATTGTGTATCTATCACTCTTCATTGTATTCTCCGATGCCAAGAAACGACTCAAGTTGGTGGCGACGGTCGTGATGGAGTGCATTTTCGTGGCGGTTTTAGCCCTTCTTGTCTTGACTTTGGCTCATTCAACCAAGCTCCGGTCCACCGTCGTCGGTAGCATTTGCATGATTGGGAACATTATGATGTACGCCGCCCCGTTGTCGGTCATG AAGCTGGTGATCACAACGAGAAGTGTGGAGTACATGCCATTTTTCCTGTCTCTCTTCTCCTTCCTCAATGGGATTAGTTGGACTGCTTATGCCCTTATTCGTTTCGATCCCTTCATTGTT GCTCCAAATGGGATGGGAACTATTCTTGGGCTGGCCCAGCTTTTATTATACGCTACCTTCTACAAGTCCACCAAACGAATCATGGCCGAAAGGAAGGCCCAACCGGAAATGGGCTTAGCGGAAAAGAAATCGCAGATCAATGCAGTTTAG
- the LOC140816794 gene encoding probable xyloglucan endotransglucosylase/hydrolase protein 30, with product MDYLTQYSSLTRSLPPLVILVFLSITTTIITATTTIPALRTTTTTFNVTALTFSESYSPLFSEFNIQRSPDEKTVRLLLSRFSGSGIISSDYYNYGFFSASIKMPSEHTAGIVVAFYTSNVDTFERNHDELDIEFLGNTNGKPWRFQTNVYGNGSVSRGREERYRMWFDPSKDSHRYSILWNPKRIIFYVDNVPIREVIHNPSMRGDYPSKPMSIYATIWDASSWATNGGREKVNYQFEPFVTEFTDLVLEGCIVDPNEQILSTNCTDRIETLIAKDYSSISSEGYKSMKWFRENHMYYSYCYDNIRYPVPPPECVIVSSEREMFKTTGRLREKFKFNGSHRHHRGRSSRRRNNRGVASYQKMM from the exons ATGGATTATTTGACGCAATATTCTTCTCTAACAAGAAGCTTGCCACCCCTTGTTATCCTCGTGTTTTTATCTATCACCACCACCATCATCACGGCTACGACCACGATCCCCGCCTTGAGAACGACCACCACAACTTTCAACGTAACGGCCCTCACATTTTCCGAATCATATTCCCCTCTCTTTAGCGAATTCAACATCCAACGATCACCCGACGAAAAGACCGTTCGCCTCCTCCTCAGCCGTTTTTCAG gTTCCGGAATTATATCTTCTGATTATTACAATTATGGTTTCTTTAGCGCCAGTATTAAGATGCCATCGGAACATACTGCCGGAATTGTGGTTGCTTTCTAT ACATCAAATGTGGACACATTTGAAAGGAACCACGACGAATTAGACATAGAGTTTCTGGGAAACACAAATGGTAAGCCATGGAGATTTCAGACGAACGTGTACGGGAATGGAAGCGTGTCTCGGGGGAGGGAGGAAAGGTATCGAATGTGGTTCGATCCAAGCAAGGATTCACATCGATACAGCATTCTCTGGAACCCGAAACGCATCAT ATTTTACGTGGACAATGTCCCAATACGAGAAGTGATACACAATCCATCCATGAGGGGGGATTACCCGTCCAAACCAATGTCAATTTATGCTACCATATGGGATGCTTCGTCCTGGGCTACGAATGGCGGCAGAGAAAAGGTTAACTACCAATTCGAACCCTTTGTTACAGAATTCACAGATCTTGTCCTCGAGGGATGCATCGTCGATCCTAACGAGCAAATATTGTCCACAAATTGCACGGATAGGATTGAAACGTTGATTGCAAAAGACTACTCTTCTATCTCTTCCGAAGGATACAAATCCATGAAATGGTTTCGCGAAAACCATATGTATTATTCGTATTGCTACGATAATATAAGATATCCCGTGCCACCTCCGGAATGCGTGATTGTGTCTTCGGAGAGGGAGATGTTTAAAACTACTGGGAGGCTGAGGGAGAAATTCAAGTTTAATGGCAGCCATCGTCACCACCGCGGGAGGAGTTCGAGGAGGCGGAACAACCGTGGCGTTGCTTCGTACCAAAAAATGATGTGA
- the LOC140816623 gene encoding uncharacterized protein, whose product MVRGSGVLLKCAGVGINTSLLEMLVCPLSKQPLRLCVKTNALISDSIGVSYPIVDGIPRLVPTDGIIIDAADQISHPEKVISQR is encoded by the coding sequence ATGGTGAGAGGGAGCGGAGTGCTACTAAAATGCGCCGGGGTCGGAATAAACACCTCCCTCCTGGAGATGTTGGTCTGTCCACTATCCAAGCAGCCCTTGAGACTTTGCGTGAAAACCAATGCCTTAATAAGCGATTCAATCGGCGTTTCTTATCCAATTGTGGATGGAATTCCTCGCCTTGTCCCCACCGACGGGATCATAATCGATGCCGCCGATCAAATATCTCATCCCGAGAAGGTAATTAGTCAACGTTGA
- the LOC140816195 gene encoding protein KINESIN LIGHT CHAIN-RELATED 1, translated as MPGLVTVKTPPDAPLLRITVPNDPETPIQPGSTRSASRRPPSPSPSTSRAKPSPDRKKKSPPEKAFLDESSLDNPDLGPFLLKLARDTIASGEGPNKALEYALRAAKSFERCVVDGEPSLDLVMSLHVVAAIYCSLGRFEESAEVLEKAIKVPDVKRGADHALAVFSGYMQLGDTHSMLGQLDRSIECYEEGLKIQMETLGDTDPRVAETCRYLAEAHVQAMRFVDAENLCKRTLEIHRVHSPPASLEEAADRRLMALICEAKGDYESALEHLVLASMAMIANGQENEVAAIDVCIGNIYSSLTRFDEAVFSYQKALTVFKSSKGDNHPYVASVFLRLAELYYKTGKLRESRSYCENALRIFTKPVPGTSAEEIASGMTEISAIYELFNEPDEALKLLQKSMKLLEDKPGQQSTIAGIEARMGVMFYMVCKYEESLNCFKSAVMKLRASGERKSGFFGIVLNQMGLACVQLFKMDEAAEMFEEAREILERECGPFHQDTLGVYSNLAATYDGIGRIEDAIEILEYILKLREEKLGTANQDFNDEKARLSELLKEAGRSRNKEAKSLENLIDPNSRRTKKETSKKWSAFGFRS; from the exons ATGCCGGGCTTAGTTACAGTTAAGACCCCACCGGACGCACCGCTTCTGCGAATCACGGTGCCCAATGACCCAGAAACCCCAATTCAACCCGGATCCACTAGATCCGCCTCACGCCGCCCTCCATCCCCGTCGCCGTCGACCTCACGCGCCAAACCTTCCCCTGATCGTAAGAAGAAGTCTCCACCAGAAAAAGCCTTCTTAGACGAATCCTCACTTGACAACCCGGATCTCGGCCCGTTCTTACTCAAGCTAGCGCGTGACACAATTGCTTCGGGGGAAGGTCCGAACAAAGCTTTAGAATATGCTTTGCGAGCCGCAAAGAGTTTTGAGCGTTGCGTGGTTGATGGGGAGCCGAGCTTGGACTTGGTTATGAGTCTGCACGTAGTGGCGGCGATTTATTGTAGCTTGGGGAGGTTTGAGGAGTCGGCAGAGGTGTTGGAGAAGGCAATTAAGGTTCCGGACGTGAAGAGAGGCGCAGATCACGCATTGGCTGTGTTTTCGGGGTATATGCAGCTGGGGGACACACATTCGATGTTAGGGCAGCTGGATCGGTCTATTGAGTGTTATGAAGAAGGGTTGAAGATACAGATGGAGACGTTGGGTGACACCGATCCTCGAGTTGCAGAGACTTGCAG ATACTTAGCTGAGGCCCATGTTCAGGCCATGCGCTTCGTTGATGCAGAAAATCTATGCAAGAGAACTCTTGAAATCCATCGTGTGCATAGCCCGCCTGCATCTCTTGAGGAAGCAGCTGACCGGCGGTTGATGGCTCTCATATGTGAGGCTAAAGGTGATTATGAGTCAGCCTTGGAACACCTTGTACTAGCTAGCATGGCAATGATTGCAAATGGACAAGAAAATGAAGTTGCTGCTATTGATGTTTGCATAGGAAATATTTACTCGTCACTAACCCGTTTTGATGAGGCTGTTTTCTCCTATCAAAAAGCTCTTACAGTGTTCAAATCTTCCAAGGGTGATAACCATCCTTATGTTGCCTCGGTATTTTTACGGTTGGCTGAGTTGTACTACAAGACTGGAAAATTGAGGGAGTCACGGTCTTATTGCGAAAATGCCCTGAGAATATTTACAAAGCCTGTACCTGGCACCAGTGCTGAAGAAATTGCAAGTGGGATGACTGAAATTTCAGCCATTTACGAATTGTTTAACGAACCCGATGAAGCTTTAAAACTCCTGCAAAAGAGTATGAAATTATTGGAGGATAAACCCGGTCAGCAAAGTACGATTGCTGGAATTGAAGCTCGGATGGGAGTGATGTTTTACATGGTTTGTAAATATGAAGAATCATTGAACTGCTTTAAAAGTGCTGTAATGAAACTTAGAGCAAGCGGAGAGAGGAAATCAGGATTCTTTGGGATTGTGTTGAATCAGATGGGTTTGGCTTGTGTTCAGTTATTTAAGATGGATGAAGCTGCTGAAATGTTTGAAGAAGCTCGAGAAATACTAGAACGGGAGTGTGGTCCATTTCATCAGGATACTCTAGGTGTTTACAGCAATCTTGCAGCAACTTATGATGGCATTGGAAG AATTGAAGATGCAATCGAAATCCTCGAGTACATTCTTAAACTGCGTGAGGAGAAGCTTGGAACAGCAAATCAAGATTTCAATGATGAGAAAGCAAGGCTATCTGAGCTCTTGAAAGAAGCTGGTAGGTCTAGGAACAAGGAGGCAAAATCGCTTGAAAACCTTATCGACCCTAATTCAAGAAGGACGAAAAAAGAGACATCAAAGAAATGGTCTGCTTTTGGGTTTAGAAGTTGA
- the LOC140817105 gene encoding uncharacterized protein, whose amino-acid sequence MGNLKRWSVTYTKHVKQKRKVYQDGYLELQDSGYKIMLYDEYDKLLETRFVKKDDVIKSGESMTFDSYLVDIGEQSVGNKPFASLNCQDNNKKAKQKLSSSCNHGYKNNSDRKPSFGERTRLTKLSPSQKIIREFKNSELNKYKSSSSPSFSDMTKSTKIEWQVLYTTQLTQKAKKFHDGFLHLIVRGSQGRQVMLYDTNRRLLDSRFLKKNELVKSGESLAFEGHLVEIGELEDHKLPIDLTPPEKNHKIVGKNISDSQAEISCNEKFHAGQPQYNTSQKEHSDFGDSSCKIVDTNIICRTTTNVPKRAASEILSILRKPMIQEKLVSENKHLPEEQNGSHSLAHSDIKHHIDIYAQNCNQSANKVIEEVFDDDCNNRILKCEGVEILNDAENCSVYENARRSQARSTAFRLSSGTIYNTLLTCNVEGTDNSELESISSAAEPQILVTPTLNSFGQTTSTSASLMKANKNVELENPTQIISRKELGAKLTAASTNDFNSNIPEKFCEENKGTSSVDHGGAVHGFGMSDSNNGASQDTSDVEHDFIAEEIAEFPSFDLGF is encoded by the exons ATGGGGAATTTGAAGCGATGGAGCGTGACTTACACGAAACATGTTAAACAGAAGCGTAAAGTCTATCAAGACGGTTATTTAGAGCTTCAAGACTCTGGCTACaag ATCATGCTTTATGATGAATACGACAAGCTCTTGGAGACTAGGTTTGTTAAAAAAGACGATGTTATCAAATCTGGTGAATCAATGACATTTGACTCCTACCTTGTGGACATTGGCGAGCAGAGTGTGGGGAATAAACCTTTTGCTAGTTTAAATTGTCAAGATAACAATAAGAAAGCTAAACAGAAATTAAGTTCATCATGCAATCACGGGTACAAAAATAACTCAG ATAGGAAGCCTTCTTTTGGGGAAAGAACTCGACTGACTAAGTTAAGTCCATCACAAAAAATTATCCGAG AGTTCAAGAACAGTGAATTAAACAAGTATAAGTCTTCTTCTTCACCAAGTTTTTCGGACATGACAAAATCCACTAAAATAG AGTGGCAGGTCTTGTACACTACACAGTTAACACAAAAGGCGAAGAAGTTTCATGATGGATTTTTACATCTTATAGTTCGTGGATCACAAGGGAGGCAG GTCATGTTGTATGATACAAACAGACGGCTCTTGGATAGCAGGTTTCTGAAAAAGAACGAACTAGTTAAGTCTGGTGAATCACTAGCATTTGAGGGTCATTTGGTAGAAATTGGAGAACTGGAAGATCATAAGCTGCCAATCGATTTGACTCCACCAGAGAAAAATCACAAAATAGTTGGAAAAAATATATCTGATAGTCAAGCTGAAATATCATGCAACGAGAAATTTCATGCTG GACAACCACAATACAACACTTCTCAAAAGGAACATTCTGACTTTGGTGATTCAAGTTGCAAGATTGTAGACACCAATATAATTTGTAGAACAACTACAAATGTGCCTAAACGTGCTG CCAGTGAAATCTTGTCCATTCTCCGAAAACCCATGATTCAGGAAAAGTTGGTCTCAGAGAACAAACATTTGCCGGAGGAGCAAAATGGCTCACATTCTTTAGCTCATTCTGATATCAAGCATCACATAGACATCTATGCACAAAATTGTAATCAAAGTGCAAATAAAGTAATAGAGGAAGTCTTCGATGATGATTGCAACAATAGGATTTTAAAATGCGAGGGTGTTGAAATTCTAAATGATGCAGAAAATTGCTCAGTTTATGAAAATGCAAGAAGATCCCAGGCTAGGTCAACTGCATTCCGTCTCAG CTCTGGAACTATTTACAATACATTGCTCACCTGTAATGTTGAGGGCACTGATAATAGTGAGTTGGAGTCAATTTCTTCAGCTGCAGAGCCTCAAATACTGGTAACTCCGACCTTGAATTCATTCGGACAAACAACTTcaacatcagcatctctcatgAAAGCGAACAAAAATGTGGAGCTCGAAAATCCCACCCAAATCATTTCACGCAAAG AGCTTGGAGCTAAACTAACTGCCGCATCAACAAATGATTTTAACTCCAATATACCAGAAAAG TTTTGTGAAGAAAACAAAGGAACCAGTAGTGTAGACCATGGAGGAGCAGTTCATGGTTTTGGTATGTCTGATTCAAATAATGGTGCTTCTCAAGATACCTCGGATGTTGAACATGATTTCATTGCAGAGGAAATAGCCGAGTTCCCAAGTTTTGATCTTGGATTTTGA
- the LOC140817106 gene encoding protein ABIL2-like isoform X1, whose translation MCSSVSFLLHKLRYFLKLFLNQMDAHMFANSMDDISIQRSSQFASSFKDLKTLREQLYSAAEYFESSYVNENHKHFLVEGSKDYVARALVHTVDHLGSLADELNKFLDEKVNEFSDTYIRYSSIQQRLSTYQGFLDLRGLSKQSMIKHHKKYNIPDADNVISAKSKFLPKNCSPCPEYDKHQPEQNITFDKAFQASKSEHKSSVLRKGQSRISSVENSPISKIFSYMRVVSDKESGRCSVSPLRLLLRRSGTIHYRSMSPSPCNEEHKRPLEPRRAVSVCCRSEMRNRERDIESCVKKSGHMFKAFLNIHRSRKETWIMVEHN comes from the exons atgtgtTCTTCCGTTTCATTTTTATTACATAAATTAAGGTACTTTCTGAAGTTGTTTTTGAACCAAATGGATGCTCACATGTTTGCAAATTCGATGGATGATATATCCATACAACGCAGCTCCCAGTTTGCTAGTAGCTTCAAG GATTTGAAAACTCTGAGGGAACAATTATATTCAGCAGCCGAATATTTCGAGTCATCCTATGTCAACGAGAATCATAAACACTT TTTGGTAGAGGGGTCGAAAGATTATGTTGCCAGAGCTCTAGTCCATACCGTTGATCATCTGGGCTCTCTGGCTGATGAACTCAACAAATTCTTGGATGAAAAAGTCAATGAATTCTCTGATACATATATTCGATATTCTTCCATTCAACag AGATTAAGCACTTACCAAGGATTCTTGGATTTGAGAGGCCTATCGAAACAATCGATGATAAAGCATCATAAGAAGTACAACATTCCAg ATGCAGATAATGTTATATCAGCGAAATCAAAGTTTTTGCCCAAAAATTGCAGTCCATGTCCTGAATATGACAAGCACCAACCAGAGCAAA ATATTACATTTGATAAAGCATTTCAAGCATCAAAATCGGAGCATAAATCATCTGTATTAAG aaaaggacagtcaaggatctCAAGTGTTGAAAATTCTCCAATTTCTAAAATCTTCTCTTACATGAGAGTCGTGTCTGATAAAGAATCAG GGAGATGCTCAGTCTCACCTCTTCGTTTGCTACTGAGAAGGTCGGGCACAATCCATTATAGATCAATGTCACCAAGCCCTTGTAACGAAGAACACAAG CGTCCATTAGAACCAAGACGAGCCGTTTCCGTGTGCTGCAGATCGGAGATGAGAAATCGAGAAAGAGATATCGAATCTTGTGTCAAGAAAAGTGGCCATATGTTCAAAGCATTTCTTAACATACATCGATCAAGAAAGGAAAC ATGGATAATGGTAGAGCATAATTGA